GGTAGGACTCATCTCCGGGTTATATCCCGCATTAAAGGCCTCGCGCCTCGACCCGATCGTGGCACTGCGCTACGAGTAATTTACACGACTATGCTGGACTTACAAAGTTTGGGCGACCTGGGCATATTTGACCAGCTGCATCCCGATCGCGCCTTGTTTAAACTGATCGACCATACCCGTACCGATAATGGTATGGAGCGGCTGAAACAGCGGCTGAAAGAGCCGATCAGCGACCGGGACAAACTGCTGCAAACACAGGCGGCCATCCGTTACATACAAGAGCGGATCGATAAGTTTAACCTGCCACTGTCCAACGACGATGTATACTACCTCGAGAAATATTTAGAGTCCAGTGTGGTGCCGGTCGACGTGAGCAACAAGGTGAAACGCACCATGCAGATCATGAGCAGGCAGCTGACCGACAAGAGCAATTACTATTACATTGTTGGTGCCGCTAAACGCGCTATCTACTTCCTGTACGGCATGCAGCAGTTCGTGGAAGGTGTACAGTCCGAAGAGGTGCCGCCTGTCCTTAAAGTACTGCTCGACAGCATGGCAGCCACTATCGGTGAGTTCGATCTTCACCAGTTAAAGCTCGACGACGAGATCAGCGAAACCGAGTTGTTCGTTTTCGACCATGCCTTGCGCGCGACACACAAACCCAAAGCAGCCGCCTTCCTCGAAACCCTGTACGAGCTGGATGCCCTGTACTCCCTCGCTAAATTCAGTCAGCGTTACCACCTTAGTTTTCCTGAAATAACAGCGGATGAGTGCCGGCTGAAAGGGTTGTATCACTTGCAGGTGCGCAAGCCTGTGCCGAACGATATCGACTTCAGCGAGGCGCATTGTTTATTCCTGACAGGCGCCAATATGACTGGCAAATCCACCCTTATCCGCGCCATTTGCCTGGCCGTATACTTTGCTCACCTTGGCATAGGCGTGCCTGCCAGCGAA
This genomic interval from Chitinophaga horti contains the following:
- a CDS encoding MutS-related protein; its protein translation is MLDLQSLGDLGIFDQLHPDRALFKLIDHTRTDNGMERLKQRLKEPISDRDKLLQTQAAIRYIQERIDKFNLPLSNDDVYYLEKYLESSVVPVDVSNKVKRTMQIMSRQLTDKSNYYYIVGAAKRAIYFLYGMQQFVEGVQSEEVPPVLKVLLDSMAATIGEFDLHQLKLDDEISETELFVFDHALRATHKPKAAAFLETLYELDALYSLAKFSQRYHLSFPEITADECRLKGLYHLQVRKPVPNDIDFSEAHCLFLTGANMTGKSTLIRAICLAVYFAHLGIGVPASEAKIPLFADIVIAINKTDDLQRGYSHFMSEIKRVKLAVEKVNAGRKVFAVFDELFSGTNTEDAAACLSIVLNGMAKRHNGYFIFTSHLAAILDELPQMTHVQRRYLEVLHEGEDVVCTYRLKEGVARDRIGLYTLRKEGLEELLK